GAAGATCAGCAGCCAGCCGTACGTCATCGTCCCGGCGATCAGGGAGATCAGCGCGTTGCCCAGGACATAGCCGCCGACCTTGGCGAAGATCTCGTCGCCGATCAGGATCACCCGCGGCCGGCGGGAGTGGGGCACCAGCCGGTAGAAGCCCCGGCGGATGCGCGGCAGGTCGGCCAGGAAGTAGATCGTCAGCACGATCACGATCAGCAGGTCCCCCAGCGTCCCGAGCACGGCCTTGCCCGCCGACAGCGCGGTGCCGAACACTCCCGACCCGCCGTTGAGCAGCTGCTGCAGGTGCTGCTGCAGACCGAAGCGGTCGTTGAGCTGCCCCAGCGGGGAACTGTGGTCCCGCAACGTCTGCAGGTAGCGGGGAGCTTGGTGCGCGAACGTCGTCGCCTGCTCGACGACCACCGGGATCGCCAGCGCGAGGAAACCGCCGACCACGACCAGCAGGCCGAGCAGCACGGCCAGCACGGCCACCCACCGCGGGAACCGGCGGCCCACCAGCCACGACACCGCGGGCTCCAAGCCGATCGCCAGGAACAGCGCCAGCCCGATCAGCACCAAGGTGTCCTGCGCGGTCACGATCACCTGGGCGAGCACGTAGGCCACCGCCACCCCGGCGGCCCCGAGCAGGCCGACGAAGAACGGCGACTTGCGGTCGAGGCGGCGGCCAGGTTCGCCCAGCGGCTGGGTCCGGGTGCTCAGCTGCGCGGCCTCCGCCTCCGCCTCCGCCACCGCGCCTTCGTCCTCGGTGTGGGGCTGGGCCACCAGATCGTGGTGCCCCTCGCGCGCGGAATCCACGCGGTCGCCGGGCTCGCCACCGGAAGACGCTGTCATGGTCGTGTCCCTCCATACCGCCGGATGTCACCGGGCGCGAGTTCCCCGTTCCGGCGGTTTGAAGCGAGACCGGCGAGACATCTTTCCTGCTTCGGGGGGTCAGGCTGGTTCGCGGCCGAGGAGGCCGGCGCGGTGGTAGTACTCGTAGAGGCCGCCGAAGAGGGGGTGGAGCGCCCCTTTCAGTCAGTTGGCCACGACGACCGCGCGCGGCACGTAAACGCGGCTGGACGTGCCGCGCGACCAGCCGGCGGCCGGGCGGAAGGCTCGCTCGGAACCGGGCTGGAACCCGAGCCGTCCGTCCTCGCGGGCGAACTCGAGCACGGCGGCCACGCACCGTCCGAGAGGACGGTCTCACTGGGGCGCGCGGTACGGGCGCTCGTAGTCGGTCCGGTCGTGGAACTTGGTGATGTCCCCCTTGCCGTCCTGCTTGAGACGCGGGTACTCGGTCACGTCGAACACGTTGTCCGGGCGCCGGAACGGGTAGACGTCGTGGCCCTTGCCCGGGTGGCTGGGGAAGACCACGTGCGTCTTGCCGGCCTCGGAGTTCTTGGCGAAGGTCTCGGAGACGTAGTCCCACTTCTCCTGGACCAGCGGCCGCCTCGGGTCGTTGGGATCCTTGATCCACCCGGGCATCTTCACGTTGTTGTCCTTGAGGGTGCCTTCGAGAGTGTTGCCGCCGTGCTTCTTCGCGATCTCGGTGGCCTTGTCCTCCATCGACCCGAGGTACTTGTCCGGGTTGTTCTTCCCGGGCACGCGCTCCAGGTGACCGCCGGACCAGAAGAAGTGCTTGTCGGCCTTCAGCATCTTGTCGAGCTCCGGCTTGAACTTCTCGAACTCTTCCCTGGTCATGTTGTCGACGCGGATGGGCTGCTTCCGCGGGCTCTTCCGCGTCGCCGGCTGGGTCACCTGCTTCTTCTTGTTCCGGTCGCGCAGCCGCTTCGCGCGGTCCTTCACCTTCCCCTTGAAACACCGCTGGGGGGCGAGGCCCAGCGGGTCGCTGTCGAGCAGCGGCTGGTCGACGTAGCCGACGGGGTTGGGCGCCGCGGCGAGGCCCAGCGGGTCCTGGCTGAGGTAGCGCGTGGTCCGGGGGTCGTAGTACCGGAAGACGTTGTAGTGCAGCCCGGTCTCCTCGTCGCGGCACTGACCGGGGAACGCCAGCGGTATCGCCGCGGTGTCGGCACCGGCCAGCGGCACGCCCCAGAAACTGCTGCGGTCCTGCCAGACCAGCGTCCCGCGCTCGTCGAGCAGTTCGGTCGGCGTCCCGGCGGGCGAGGTGATCACCACCCGGAACCGGGCCTCCTCGACGACGCCGGCGTGCTCGATCTGCACGACGGGGCGATCGTCGTCGAAGCGCTCCCACGTGAGGAACCGGTAGGACCCGTCCGCCGGGCGATGCTCCACCTGCTCGACGAGGTTCAGCTCGCTCCACAGGAACCGGACGTCCAGGGCGAGCTCGGGCTCCCCGTCCGGGCCGCTCACCCAGCAGCGCTTGGCGAACCGCCTGCCGATCGGGTCGTAGTGGTAGGTCCAGAGCGCACCGTCGGGCGTGCGCGCGGAGCGCAGCCGGTCGAGGTGGTCCCACGTGTAGCCGCACGACCGGTCGGCGTGGCGCCAGCCGGTGACGCGGCCGTGGGCGTCGCCGTCGAAGTGGAGGTCCCCGATGCGGGCGAGCCGGTTGCGCTCGTAGCCGCGCGCGCCCGGCGGCGACGGGGTCGTCGCCGAGGTGATGTTGCCAGCGGCGTCGCGGGAGAACCGTTCCACGACGGACGGCCCGTGCGCCTCGCTGACCCGGCCGGCCGCGTCGTAGGAGAGCTGCCACGGCCGGATCGTGTCGTCGACGCCGGCGAGCCTGCCGTCCGGGCGGTAGCGGTAGGTGCGCCGCCCCACCCCGGCGACGTCCTCCTCGGCGAGCCGGTCCTCCTCGTCGAACCGCCGCCGGAGCACCACCGCACCGTCGACGCTGCGGACGGCTTCCCGCCCGGCGTCGTCGTAGGTGAATTCGACGTCGTGGCCGGCGATCCGCAGCGATCGGGGCCGTCCGGAGTCATCGAAGCGCCATTCACTGTCCACACCGGACGAAGTCCGCCGGATGACGGTGTCGCCCTCGTCGCCCTCGTCGCGCCAGCACACGCCGAGCCCGTTGATCGTGTCGGCGATGACCCGGTCACCGCCGTCGCGGCGGATCTCGACCCGCGACTCGGCGTTCTCGGCGACGACCAGCCGGCCGAGCGCGTCGTACACGTAGCTCGTGACGTCGTCGGGGGTCCGCCGCTCCACGACGTTGCCCTCGAGGTCGTAGTCGTACTCGACCACCTGGTCCGCGCCGGTGGTCATGCGCCGCAGCTGTCCCGCCGCGTCGTGGGCGTAGGTGGTCCGCCTGCCGTCGAAGTCGGTCTCCTCGACGAGCCGGCCGGCGGCGTCGCGGACGTAGTGCCAGGTGAGGCCGGCCGGGTTGGTCACCGAGGTGAGCCGCAGCTCCCCGTCGTAGGTGAACAGCGTGCGCGCGCCCGCGGCGTCGGTCTCCTCCAGCACCAGGCCGAACGGGCCGTGCTTGCGGCGCCGCGGCGCACCCGCCGCGTCGCGGTATTCGACGACGTTGCCTTCCGCGTCGTGCACCCACGTCTCGCGGCCGCCGTGCGGACCGAGCCGCCAGGCGCGGCGGCCGTCGGCGGTCCAGCCGAGCCGCGCGGCCGCGCCGGACGCCGTGTGCGCGAGGCGCGGGCGGCCGTAGAGGTCGCGGTCGCCGGGGCGGGCCGCCCGGTCGGTCACGGGAGCGTCCTCGAACGGGTCGGGCGACTCCAGGACGTCCACCGGCAGCCCGTTGCCGAGCAGAGTGGTGGCCGGGTCGAACTCGAACACCAGGCGCTCGATCTCGTCGTCGCCTTCGCCGGCCTGCAGCCACACCGCGCCGTCTTCGGCCGGGGTCAGCCGCACGGCGGGCGCTCCGGGGCGCTGGACGGCCACCAGCCCGTCGTCGTCGTACTCGTAGCGGGTCTCGCGGCCCAGTTCGTCCACTTGGGACAGCAGTTCGTCCCGCCGGTTCCATGCGTAGCGCCGGGAGCCGCCGAGCGGGTCGACGCGCTCGATCAGCTGGTGGGCCGCGTTCAGGCGGTAGGTCCAGGTGTGGCCGAGGGCATCGGTGTGCCGGGTCGCGCCGGGTTCATAGGCGAAGGCCGCGTTGTAGTAGCCGTTCGCGCCCACCGCGCGGACACAGCGGCCCGCGTCGTCGTAGACGTAGCGGTACCAGGTGCCGACCCGGTCCTGCCAGCCGACGAGCCGGTGGTCGAAGTCGTAGTCGAGCGCCATCGAGCGGCCCGCGAAGTCCGTCACGGTGCTCAGCTGGGTGTGCCGGTTGTACGAGAACCGCACCACCGGCGGCTGCCCCGGCGCCCCCAGCGCGACGATCCGCCCCCGCGCGGTGCTGACCAGGATCTCGACGTCGCCGGGCCGGCGGAGCTTCGTGGGTGAACCGTCGGCGGCGTAGTCGATTTCGGTGCGCTCGCCGTCCTGCTCGATGGCCGTGACCGGCAGCACGCCGCCGGTGCCGGAGAAGTGCAGCTCGCGATGGCCGAGCGAAAGCCGGAAACCCTGCGGCACACGGCGCAGCCGGTGCCGCGGGCCCTGCGCCGGCAGCACGGGCTCGTCGCCCGGGACGGGGTAGTCCAGCACCATGCCGTCTTCGGCGTAGAACCGGACGCGGTTCGCGTCGAACTCCAGCCGCTGGTCCCAAGTGGACGTCCACGACGGACCGAACCACCGGCCCGCCCGGTAGGACGACAGGTGCGTACGGGAGATCTCCAGGTCCGCGACCTCGCCGGGCAGGGTGACATCGACCTGGGTCATCACGACCTCACCCGTCGCGACGTCGATCGGGTCGCCGCAGTAGTTCTTCGACTTGTCGGCCGTCGAACGGTCGGGTTTGTCCTTCTTCGCGGTGTCGTTGTTGCCGCCCCGGTCTGCCTTGCCGCCGCCGTTTCCGGCACCGCTGGGGTTCGTCTGGTCGGTGTCGTTCTTGGGGCCGTTCTTGGCTACGCCGTTGTCGCCACTCTTGTGACCGTCGCCGCCCTTGCCGTCGCCGTGACCGGCGCTGGAGGTGGAAGTGCTGTCGTCGTCGTGCGGTTTGTCCTTCTTGCCGTCGGGTCCGCCGTCACCCTTCTTGCCCCCACCCCTCTCCTTGATGTCCTTGATGGGCTTCGGGGCGTCCACCTTGCCGGGCTTCATCTTGCGCAGCGCTTTGGCGGCGTCGTCGAACAGCGTCCCGGCCTTCTTGAGCAACGGGATGAGAGCCTTGAGCGCCTTGACGAGCTTCTTGGTGATGTCGGCGATCTTCGCCGCGGTCTTGGCGACCGCGGCCACGACCTGCGGCACCACCCAGGTCAGGCCGATGCCGAGGGTGAACACCACCTGCAGCGCCCAGCTGATGAGGTGGCCGACGAGCTCGGCGATGATGTCGCGGACGAGCGTCCGGACGGCGGCGACGACCTCACCGGCCGTCTTGACCCCGCTGGAGGCCCCTTCGCAGCCCTTCTGGGCGGCGGTGAGGATGTCGACCGTGTCGGCGGCCCGCTGCCGGTACTGGTCGGAGGCGTTCCCGCTCCACGACTGCAGGTCGGCCTTGACCATGTCGGCCAGGTCCGTGCCGACGGCCCCGAGTTCCTTGGCGACGTTCGCCCACGTCTGGGACTGGGCCTTGATCTGGTCGGCGTCCCCGGTCAAGGCGTCCAGCGCCGCGGAAAGCGGGCCGACGTGTTCCAGCAGCCACCCGACCCCCGCGGCGAGGATCGACCCGAAGGGATCCATGGCCATGGACAACGCATCGAGCGCGACCCCGACGGCGCCCATCGCGACCGAGGCCCAGTCGCCCTTCTCGATCCCCTCTTTGAGATCGTTCGCGGACTCCAGCAGCGGCACCCCGGAAATGGCTGTGGTGGAATCTTCGCGCTGAGCTACCAGCGGGTTCGCCATGGCGTTCGTTCCTTCTCGCGATTCACCGGCACTCGACGACCGCCGCAACCACCGGCTTCCACCATGACGACGTCGCGCACACAGGTGCCGCTGACGACTCTCGTGACCGGGCAGCGTAGATCCCCTACGAGATGACCTTAGTGGGTCTTCGCCACCAACCGGCGGTTAACAATGTGGAAACTGCGCGGAAGACCGCCGGAAGAGCCCGTTCGCACCAGCACGTCAGGCCGGTCCGCCGGCCATCGGCGTCAGGAACGCCCGCCACGGGCGTCCGGGAAGCGCTCGTGCACCCGGGCCAGGTCACGAGCGAACCATCCCGAGATCACCGTCACGCCCACAGAACACACTTTGCTCACGCAGTGAACGACCACCAGATCCACCGGTCACCACCAGATCGTCGCCGCCTCCGTCGATGCCGGCACCTCGCGCCGCGTCCCGGTGCCCCCGAGCTCAGCTGAGCGGGTAGTGGATCATTTCGACCCCGCCGGTCGCGTAGTTCGGCACGTCCGCGGCCACCGCCTTGCCCTCTTCGGACCCCAGCGAACGCGCTGCGGGGCGAGTGCGTCCACGTAGCGCGGGGCGGTCGCGTTCTCGGCCGGGTGACGACCAGTCAGCACACCTTGAGCTGCCTGGTCGCGGGCGAGAACGGCGACACGCTGTTCGCCGCCACGGTCCCGACCGACGATCCGATCGAGGCCGCGAAGCTCGGCGGAGGTCGCATCGAAGTGTTTCAGCTCTGACCCAGCAGGTTGACCAGCAGAGAGTTCGAGGCCATGCGCAAAAAGCCCGAGACCGACCGAGTCGTCCTCGTGACCGGAGCCGCCACCGGCATCGGAGCCGCGATCGCGGAAGCCGCGATCGCCGCCGGTCACCGTGTCCTGCTCACCGACATCGACGCCGAAGCCGTCCGCACCACGGCCGGCCGCCTGGGCGAGCGGGCCGCCGCGGTCGCCCTCGACATCCGTGATCCGGACGGCTGGGTCAAGGCGTTCGACGCGGCCGAGGCGCAGTTCGGCCCGGTCGACGTCCTGGTCAACAACGCCGGGATCATCCACACGGGACACGCCCGGGACCTCAGCCTGCAGCAGCACCGGGACATCGTCGAGGTCAACCTGCTCGGCGCCATGACCGGCATCCACACCGCCCTCCCCCGGATGACCGAGCGCGGGCGCGGGCACCTCATCACCGTCTGCAGCATGACCGCGTTCCTGGCCTTGCCCGGATACGCCACCTACGGCGGCACCAAGCACGCGCTACGAGCCTTCCACCACGCGGTGGCCCTCGAGGAACGGCACGGCCCGCTGCACTTCACGATCCTGCACCCGCCATCCACCCGGACCAAGATGCTCGAGCAGGAGCTGGCCGATCCCACCTCGGCCACCGCCTTCTCGGAAAAGGCGACGACCCCGCAGCACGTCGCCCGCGTCGTCGTCGACGCCATCACCACCAAACCGGTGGAGGTGGTCTTCCCGGCGTTCTCCGGCCGGGTTCAGCGGATCGCGGGTGTCTTCCCCCAGCTCATTCGCCGGCTCATCCCCGTCATCGAGGCCAAGGGGCGGCGCGAACGGCAGCGGCTGATCAATACCGGCAAGACCCGGTTGTCCGCCGTGCCCGGCCGGACCGAATGACGAGAAACGGATACCCCATGTCTGTCCTTCTGACCTCCGCACCGGACGCCGACCGCGCTGCCGCCCCCGAGATCCGGATGGGGCAGCTCGCTCGGGCGACCGGGCACCTGGATCCCCCGTTCGCCGTCGTCGATCTGGACGCGTTCGACCTGAACGCCGCCGACCTGGCGGCCCGCACGAGCGGCGACGCCACCATCCGGCTCGCCAGCAAGCCGGTCCGCAGCCGCGAGCTGATCCGGCGCGTGACCGGACGTCCGCGATCGTTCGGAGCGGATCACGTCAAGGGGCCGGTCGTTGCGCCGGGGGCCTGCTCCGCGTCACGGCGTGGCGGCGTCGCGGACCAGTGCGGTGTCGACGAACTGTTCGAACCGGACGATCAGCCCACCGCGCACCGTGAAGTGGTGCGCGACCCGGACGTTCAACGGTTTGCCGGTTCCCTTGTGGATCGCGGTGTAGCGGGCGAGGACGACGACGTTTTCGCCGTCGACGACGTAGGTGTCGTCGTGGGCCGTCCAGTTCTCCCAGTCCTGGCCCAGTTTCTCCATCACGCCGCTCGTGACGCCGTCGGGGGTGCGGTAGGTGCCGGCGAGCGGGAACCCGGCCATCTCCGTCCACTCGACGTCCGGGGCGAGCGTCTCGCGCAGGGCGGTGAGGTCGCCCGCGGCGGAGGCGAGGTACTGCCGCCGGACGACGGCGGCGGGGTTCGTGTCGTCGGTCAGCCCCATGTCATCTCACCCTTCGCGACCTTGGTGCCAAGTGACGCGGCGACCTTCAGCCCGGCGTCCGGATAGGCGGCCAGCAGCCGCTCCTCGGCCGCGGCCGCGTCGGCGGACTCGGCGACGGTCTTCTCGAAGAACCGCAGGTAGTCGGCGGTGTACCGGATCGCCGTGGTGTCGGTCGGCGCGCCGGCCACCCGGTGACCGGCGACGACGAAGGCGGGCTCGAGCGCTTCGAGGTCGTCGAGGACGCGGAGCCATTCCGTGCGCTGTTCGGTCGTCCCGCTGTCGGCGGTCCAGACGTGCAGGCCTTCGAACAGCAGCACCCCGCCGAGCAGTGCGCGCTCCGCCGGTTCGAACACGTACCAGGCACGGTCACCCAGCGCCGTGCCGGCGCGCCGGACTTCGAGGGCGACACCGTCCACAGTGATCGAAGGCGTGGTCAGCGGCGCGATCTCGACCAGCCGGGTGGGCAGGTTGGCGCCGAGGTGCGCCCACGCGGTCAGCTTCTTCTCGTAGGTGTCGCGAATGTGCTCGATGACGTCGGCCGGCGCCAGGAACTCCGCCTCGGGAAAGGCGTCGGCGATGACTTCGGCGCCGAAGTAGAAGTCCGGGTCACCGGCGGTGATCAGCACGGTGGTGAGCCGCTTGCCGGAGTCGAGGACCTCGGCGACGATCCGGTGCCCGTCGGCGCGGGTGAAGGCCGCGTCGACGACGACGGCTTCCGTCTCGCCGGTGACGAGCACGCTGGTCTTGTTCAGGGACGTGTCGGCCGCGTCGATGACGCGGTAGTCGAGGGAGGTCATGGGGTGGTCCTTTCGGGAGGTCACGCGGAAGCAGTGGCGAGGTGGCGGTCGAGGGCGTCGGTCAGGTGGGCGGCGGTGGCCGCCGGGCTGCCCAGGCGGACGGCGCCGGTCGGGGTGTGCAGCAGCAGCGTCGGGTAGGAGGTGACGCCCAGCCGGGCGGCGCGGGTGAAGTCCTGCACCGCCGAAGCGGGTGAGGTCGCGAATTCGGTCAGCACCGCGTCGGCGTCGAGGCCCAGCTGTCCGGCGAGGTGCCGGTAGGTCGAAGCTTCGGACAGGCTCAGCCCGTCGACGTAGAACGCGCGCTGCATCGCCTCCGCCGCCTCCAGGGCCCGCCCGGGAGCGACCGTCCGCAACGCGGCGAATCCGGTGGCGGCGGCCGTGGAGTCCATCCGGAACCGGCCGTCGGCGACGAGGGCGCGGTAGCCGGGGCCGAACTCGGCGCCGGTCAGCTCGGCGATGCGGGCGTTGGCGCCGGCCACGTAGGGCATGCTGCCGATCGGGGCGACGCGGGCGCCGGTGAACAGGCCACCGCTGACGACGTCGAGTTCGATCCGCCCGGCGTTGGCCGCGGCGAACCCGGCCACGGCCGGGCCGAAGCCGTGGCACCAGCCGCAGTAAGCGTCGAACACATAGGTCAATTTCACTGCCATAATCACAGGCTAGAGACGTGGCCTGGGCTTTTCACGGTCGTCACGTGACCTATCATGGTGAAAATGGGACACAGCATCCGGCCCGTGCGGTACGAGCCGCCGCCCGGGGTGACCGGCGAGATCGAGCTCACGTCGCTGGCGCGCATGCGGGCCCGCGGCGGTCCGCACGAGTTCCTCACCCCGCAGCGCCTCGGCTTCGACCTGCTGATCAAGATCGAGGCGGGAAGCGCTGTGCACACCGTCGACTTCACCGGCTACCCGCTCGCGCCCGGCGACCTGCTCTGGGTACGGGCCGGCCAGGTGCAGCAGTGGGGCGCCATCGACGACATCGACGGCCCGGTGTTCCTGTTCACCCCGGCCGCGATCGACACCGGCACCTGGGAACTGATCCAGTCCGCGGGCGTGGCCACCCCCAGCCACTGGGCCCCGGGCGCTGTCGCAGGTACGCCCGCGGAGGCCGCGATGGCCGCCGCGCTCGCCGCGGCGGCGGCACCGGCCGGGAATCTCCGGGACGCCGCGCTCGCCCGCGCCCTGGCCGCGGCGCTGCTGCTGCTCGTGATGGCCGTCCCGGAGGGCAGCGGGCGCCGGCCGCCCACGCACCAGGCGTTCGTGTGGTTCCGCGACGAACTCGAGAAGAGTTTCCGCACCCGCCACCAGGTCGCCGGCTACGCCGCCCGGCTGGGCTACTCGCCGCGCACCCTCAACCGGCTCGCCCGGGACAACACCGGCCTGTCCGCCAAGCAGCTCGTCGACGAACGGATCGTGCTCGAAGCCAAGCGCCTCCTGGCCCACGGCCGCGACCCGGTCGCCCGGATCGCCGCCGACCTCGGCTTCGACGACCCGTCCAACTTCTCCAAGTACTTCCAGCACCGCACCGGAACGACACCGGCCGCCTTCCGCGGCGCTCAGGCACCGAAGACCATGCCCGTCATGCAGTGTGACCCACGTCTCTAACTGACCAGATGAACAATCTGGTCAGTATCTCTATGGTGGGGGCATGGGATCTTCCAACGACAAGAACCGCCGGGCACTGGTTGTCGGGCTGGGCATCAGTGGCATCGCGACCGCCCTGCGGCTGCGGCAGATCGGCTGGACGCCGGTCGTCGTCGAGCGGGCTCCGGCCCGGCGCACGGGTGGGTACTTCATCGCCCTGTTCGGCGGGGGCCGTCCCGCCGCGCAACGCCTGGGCATCCTCGAGAACCTGCGCGACCGCGTCCCGGACGGCAGCAACTACGAGATCGACCGCGCGGGCAACCGGCGGCCCGGCGCCGCCTACGGCGATCTGCCCGGCAGCCCCTGGATGATGCGGCGTGGCGACGTCGAGGAGGCCGCGTTCGCCGCGTTGCCCGAGGACGTCGAGATCCGCTACTCGACCGTCCCGGCCCGCATCGAACAGGACGCCGACGGCGTGGATGTCACGCTGCTCGACACCGCGGACCGCAGCGAAGTCACCGAGCGGTTCGACCTGGTCGTCGGCGCGGACGGGCTTCGCTCCACCGTCCGGTCACTGGTGTTCGGACCGCACGAAAAGTACCTCCACCGGCTCAACTACATGGCGGTCGCCTTCCAGCT
This window of the Amycolatopsis balhimycina FH 1894 genome carries:
- a CDS encoding AI-2E family transporter; this translates as MTASSGGEPGDRVDSAREGHHDLVAQPHTEDEGAVAEAEAEAAQLSTRTQPLGEPGRRLDRKSPFFVGLLGAAGVAVAYVLAQVIVTAQDTLVLIGLALFLAIGLEPAVSWLVGRRFPRWVAVLAVLLGLLVVVGGFLALAIPVVVEQATTFAHQAPRYLQTLRDHSSPLGQLNDRFGLQQHLQQLLNGGSGVFGTALSAGKAVLGTLGDLLIVIVLTIYFLADLPRIRRGFYRLVPHSRRPRVILIGDEIFAKVGGYVLGNALISLIAGTMTYGWLLIFGVPYALLLAILVALLDLIPVLGTAIAGITVSLVALTVSWPVALATVGFFLVYRVLEDYLLVPRIIGKVVKVPALVTVVAVLLGGVLLGVIGALVAIPIAAALLLILHEVTFPRLDQA
- a CDS encoding SDR family NAD(P)-dependent oxidoreductase codes for the protein MRKKPETDRVVLVTGAATGIGAAIAEAAIAAGHRVLLTDIDAEAVRTTAGRLGERAAAVALDIRDPDGWVKAFDAAEAQFGPVDVLVNNAGIIHTGHARDLSLQQHRDIVEVNLLGAMTGIHTALPRMTERGRGHLITVCSMTAFLALPGYATYGGTKHALRAFHHAVALEERHGPLHFTILHPPSTRTKMLEQELADPTSATAFSEKATTPQHVARVVVDAITTKPVEVVFPAFSGRVQRIAGVFPQLIRRLIPVIEAKGRRERQRLINTGKTRLSAVPGRTE
- a CDS encoding DsbA family protein; this translates as MAVKLTYVFDAYCGWCHGFGPAVAGFAAANAGRIELDVVSGGLFTGARVAPIGSMPYVAGANARIAELTGAEFGPGYRALVADGRFRMDSTAAATGFAALRTVAPGRALEAAEAMQRAFYVDGLSLSEASTYRHLAGQLGLDADAVLTEFATSPASAVQDFTRAARLGVTSYPTLLLHTPTGAVRLGSPAATAAHLTDALDRHLATASA
- a CDS encoding nuclear transport factor 2 family protein, encoding MGLTDDTNPAAVVRRQYLASAAGDLTALRETLAPDVEWTEMAGFPLAGTYRTPDGVTSGVMEKLGQDWENWTAHDDTYVVDGENVVVLARYTAIHKGTGKPLNVRVAHHFTVRGGLIVRFEQFVDTALVRDAATP
- a CDS encoding helix-turn-helix domain-containing protein; translated protein: MGHSIRPVRYEPPPGVTGEIELTSLARMRARGGPHEFLTPQRLGFDLLIKIEAGSAVHTVDFTGYPLAPGDLLWVRAGQVQQWGAIDDIDGPVFLFTPAAIDTGTWELIQSAGVATPSHWAPGAVAGTPAEAAMAAALAAAAAPAGNLRDAALARALAAALLLLVMAVPEGSGRRPPTHQAFVWFRDELEKSFRTRHQVAGYAARLGYSPRTLNRLARDNTGLSAKQLVDERIVLEAKRLLAHGRDPVARIAADLGFDDPSNFSKYFQHRTGTTPAAFRGAQAPKTMPVMQCDPRL
- a CDS encoding MBL fold metallo-hydrolase, whose translation is MTSLDYRVIDAADTSLNKTSVLVTGETEAVVVDAAFTRADGHRIVAEVLDSGKRLTTVLITAGDPDFYFGAEVIADAFPEAEFLAPADVIEHIRDTYEKKLTAWAHLGANLPTRLVEIAPLTTPSITVDGVALEVRRAGTALGDRAWYVFEPAERALLGGVLLFEGLHVWTADSGTTEQRTEWLRVLDDLEALEPAFVVAGHRVAGAPTDTTAIRYTADYLRFFEKTVAESADAAAAEERLLAAYPDAGLKVAASLGTKVAKGEMTWG
- a CDS encoding DUF6531 domain-containing protein, encoding MANPLVAQREDSTTAISGVPLLESANDLKEGIEKGDWASVAMGAVGVALDALSMAMDPFGSILAAGVGWLLEHVGPLSAALDALTGDADQIKAQSQTWANVAKELGAVGTDLADMVKADLQSWSGNASDQYRQRAADTVDILTAAQKGCEGASSGVKTAGEVVAAVRTLVRDIIAELVGHLISWALQVVFTLGIGLTWVVPQVVAAVAKTAAKIADITKKLVKALKALIPLLKKAGTLFDDAAKALRKMKPGKVDAPKPIKDIKERGGGKKGDGGPDGKKDKPHDDDSTSTSSAGHGDGKGGDGHKSGDNGVAKNGPKNDTDQTNPSGAGNGGGKADRGGNNDTAKKDKPDRSTADKSKNYCGDPIDVATGEVVMTQVDVTLPGEVADLEISRTHLSSYRAGRWFGPSWTSTWDQRLEFDANRVRFYAEDGMVLDYPVPGDEPVLPAQGPRHRLRRVPQGFRLSLGHRELHFSGTGGVLPVTAIEQDGERTEIDYAADGSPTKLRRPGDVEILVSTARGRIVALGAPGQPPVVRFSYNRHTQLSTVTDFAGRSMALDYDFDHRLVGWQDRVGTWYRYVYDDAGRCVRAVGANGYYNAAFAYEPGATRHTDALGHTWTYRLNAAHQLIERVDPLGGSRRYAWNRRDELLSQVDELGRETRYEYDDDGLVAVQRPGAPAVRLTPAEDGAVWLQAGEGDDEIERLVFEFDPATTLLGNGLPVDVLESPDPFEDAPVTDRAARPGDRDLYGRPRLAHTASGAAARLGWTADGRRAWRLGPHGGRETWVHDAEGNVVEYRDAAGAPRRRKHGPFGLVLEETDAAGARTLFTYDGELRLTSVTNPAGLTWHYVRDAAGRLVEETDFDGRRTTYAHDAAGQLRRMTTGADQVVEYDYDLEGNVVERRTPDDVTSYVYDALGRLVVAENAESRVEIRRDGGDRVIADTINGLGVCWRDEGDEGDTVIRRTSSGVDSEWRFDDSGRPRSLRIAGHDVEFTYDDAGREAVRSVDGAVVLRRRFDEEDRLAEEDVAGVGRRTYRYRPDGRLAGVDDTIRPWQLSYDAAGRVSEAHGPSVVERFSRDAAGNITSATTPSPPGARGYERNRLARIGDLHFDGDAHGRVTGWRHADRSCGYTWDHLDRLRSARTPDGALWTYHYDPIGRRFAKRCWVSGPDGEPELALDVRFLWSELNLVEQVEHRPADGSYRFLTWERFDDDRPVVQIEHAGVVEEARFRVVITSPAGTPTELLDERGTLVWQDRSSFWGVPLAGADTAAIPLAFPGQCRDEETGLHYNVFRYYDPRTTRYLSQDPLGLAAAPNPVGYVDQPLLDSDPLGLAPQRCFKGKVKDRAKRLRDRNKKKQVTQPATRKSPRKQPIRVDNMTREEFEKFKPELDKMLKADKHFFWSGGHLERVPGKNNPDKYLGSMEDKATEIAKKHGGNTLEGTLKDNNVKMPGWIKDPNDPRRPLVQEKWDYVSETFAKNSEAGKTHVVFPSHPGKGHDVYPFRRPDNVFDVTEYPRLKQDGKGDITKFHDRTDYERPYRAPQ